Proteins found in one Mytilus edulis chromosome 2, xbMytEdul2.2, whole genome shotgun sequence genomic segment:
- the LOC139511539 gene encoding putative ankyrin repeat protein RF_0381 isoform X2, giving the protein MGNILNVCGKKEILSQNGTSKQPWTKSSGGWTTPDTTVASEFVSTLYDNTSFGSTTIDLFDESTPNLRTSNDPSTIESSNIDNQDEKPRKTVQFDGKIERLQRLECIKQYILDTANREDSALCKAIKEGSSYSIRVINDLIKSGEEDLNFRDNKGDPILYTALFYEQYDVVRLLIEHGAEVNHRNKQWDPIIYTAVQSNRTDIVEIMIKEADADVDCRNSKGDPLLYTAVLSKQKEMVNLLLKYSADPNIRNTLGTSCLEEAMTSDQLDLMQILVESGADIDIKDKEGNNLLHVAMMFKQLKCLEILLDLGADVNIPDKEGNPVLEMAVLMEHTDAITLLLKYGADVNMTNEKGIPVFFKAAKRKGCATMKLMIKGGANVNMQDSRGHTVLFLAVERNNCELLNLLFEVGCDGNIRNHEGLSCMEYALDIKSDRQSVIKTILTSGCISYSDITSRDIKTAMQVKIISYLSAIEPCS; this is encoded by the exons ATGGGTAATATTTTG AATGTTTGTGGGAAAAAGGAAATCTTGTCACAGAATGGGACGAGCAAACAGCCTTGGACCAAATCTAGTGGAGGTTGGACTACTCCTGATACAACTGTGGCCAGCGAGTTTGTGAGCACCCTTTACGACAATACAAGTTTTGGATCTACAACAATAGAT CTTTTCGATGAGTCAACACCAAATTTGAGGACGAGTAATGACCCATCTACAATAGAAAGTTCAAACATTGACAACCAAGATGAAAAACCGAGAAAG ACAGTCCAATTCGACGGAAAGATTGAACGGCTTCAACGTTTAGAATGCATAAAGCAATATATTCTAGACACAGCTAATCGG GAGGATAGCGCTCTTTGTAAAGCCATAAAAGAAGGATCATCGTATTCCATTCGAGTAATAAATGATTTGATCAAGTCCGGAGAGGAGGATCTAAATTTCAGAGACAACAAG GGAGACCCTATATTGTATACAGCACTATTTTATGAACAGTATGATGTTGTGAGATTGCTTATTGAACACGGAGCAGAGGTCAACCACAGAAACAAACAG tgGGATCCGATCATATATACTGCTGTCCAGTCTAACAGAACAGATATAGTGGAAATAATGATAAAGGAAGCTGATGCAGATGTGGATTGTAGAAATAGCAAG ggtGATCCACTTTTATACACAGCTGTACTGTCCAAGCAGAAGGAAATGGTCAATCTTCTTCTTAAATACAGCGCTGATCCTAATATTAGAAATACCCTA ggAACGTCGTGTTTAGAAGAAGCAATGACATCAGATCAACTGGACCTAATGCAAATTCTCGTGGAATCAGGAGCTGACATTGATATCAAAGACAAAGAA GGAAATAATTTGCTTCATGTAGCAATGATGTTCAAACAACTGAAATGTTTGGAAATTTTGTTAGATCTCGGTGCCGACGTAAATATTCCAGACAAAGAG GGAAATCCTGTTTTAGAAATGGCAGTATTAATGGAACACACTGATGCAATAACGCTTTTACTTAAATATGGCGCTGATGTTAATATGACTAATGAAAAG GGAATTCCTGTCTTCTTCAAAGCAGCAAAACGAAAAGGATGTGCTACAATGAAACTAATGATAAAAGGTGGAGCCAATGTCAACATGCAGGACTCGcga ggACACACGGTTTTGTTTTTAGCAGTTGAACGGAATAATTGTGAATTATTGAATCTTTTATTTGAAGTTGGTTGTGATGGAAATATTCGTAATCATGag GGACTATCATGCATGGAATATGCTTTAGATATCAAATCAGATAGACAAAGTGTTATCAAGACAATATTAACATCTGGGTGTATCAGCTACTCTGATATAACAAGTCGGGATATCAAGACAGCAATGCAAGTCAAG ATAATTTCGTATCTTTCTGCGATCGAGCCTTGTTCATGA
- the LOC139511539 gene encoding putative ankyrin repeat protein RF_0381 isoform X1, whose protein sequence is MGNILNVCGKKEILSQNGTSKQPWTKSSGGWTTPDTTVASEFVSTLYDNTSFGSTTIDLFDESTPNLRTSNDPSTIESSNIDNQDEKPRKTVQFDGKIERLQRLECIKQYILDTANREDSALCKAIKEGSSYSIRVINDLIKSGEEDLNFRDNKGDPILYTALFYEQYDVVRLLIEHGAEVNHRNKQWDPIIYTAVQSNRTDIVEIMIKEADADVDCRNSKGDPLLYTAVLSKQKEMVNLLLKYSADPNIRNTLGTSCLEEAMTSDQLDLMQILVESGADIDIKDKEGNNLLHVAMMFKQLKCLEILLDLGADVNIPDKEGNPVLEMAVLMEHTDAITLLLKYGADVNMTNEKGIPVFFKAAKRKGCATMKLMIKGGANVNMQDSRGHTVLFLAVERNNCELLNLLFEVGCDGNIRNHEGLSCMEYALDIKSDRQSVIKTILTSGCISYSDITSRDIKTAMQVKVRFKESFYHSTNL, encoded by the exons ATGGGTAATATTTTG AATGTTTGTGGGAAAAAGGAAATCTTGTCACAGAATGGGACGAGCAAACAGCCTTGGACCAAATCTAGTGGAGGTTGGACTACTCCTGATACAACTGTGGCCAGCGAGTTTGTGAGCACCCTTTACGACAATACAAGTTTTGGATCTACAACAATAGAT CTTTTCGATGAGTCAACACCAAATTTGAGGACGAGTAATGACCCATCTACAATAGAAAGTTCAAACATTGACAACCAAGATGAAAAACCGAGAAAG ACAGTCCAATTCGACGGAAAGATTGAACGGCTTCAACGTTTAGAATGCATAAAGCAATATATTCTAGACACAGCTAATCGG GAGGATAGCGCTCTTTGTAAAGCCATAAAAGAAGGATCATCGTATTCCATTCGAGTAATAAATGATTTGATCAAGTCCGGAGAGGAGGATCTAAATTTCAGAGACAACAAG GGAGACCCTATATTGTATACAGCACTATTTTATGAACAGTATGATGTTGTGAGATTGCTTATTGAACACGGAGCAGAGGTCAACCACAGAAACAAACAG tgGGATCCGATCATATATACTGCTGTCCAGTCTAACAGAACAGATATAGTGGAAATAATGATAAAGGAAGCTGATGCAGATGTGGATTGTAGAAATAGCAAG ggtGATCCACTTTTATACACAGCTGTACTGTCCAAGCAGAAGGAAATGGTCAATCTTCTTCTTAAATACAGCGCTGATCCTAATATTAGAAATACCCTA ggAACGTCGTGTTTAGAAGAAGCAATGACATCAGATCAACTGGACCTAATGCAAATTCTCGTGGAATCAGGAGCTGACATTGATATCAAAGACAAAGAA GGAAATAATTTGCTTCATGTAGCAATGATGTTCAAACAACTGAAATGTTTGGAAATTTTGTTAGATCTCGGTGCCGACGTAAATATTCCAGACAAAGAG GGAAATCCTGTTTTAGAAATGGCAGTATTAATGGAACACACTGATGCAATAACGCTTTTACTTAAATATGGCGCTGATGTTAATATGACTAATGAAAAG GGAATTCCTGTCTTCTTCAAAGCAGCAAAACGAAAAGGATGTGCTACAATGAAACTAATGATAAAAGGTGGAGCCAATGTCAACATGCAGGACTCGcga ggACACACGGTTTTGTTTTTAGCAGTTGAACGGAATAATTGTGAATTATTGAATCTTTTATTTGAAGTTGGTTGTGATGGAAATATTCGTAATCATGag GGACTATCATGCATGGAATATGCTTTAGATATCAAATCAGATAGACAAAGTGTTATCAAGACAATATTAACATCTGGGTGTATCAGCTACTCTGATATAACAAGTCGGGATATCAAGACAGCAATGCAAGTCAAGGTAAGATTTAAAGAGTCATTTTATCACAGTACGAATTTATGA